A genomic segment from Acidobacteriota bacterium encodes:
- a CDS encoding outer membrane beta-barrel protein, which produces MKRTFFILALAILAMPLAAQDHTFSLSGFVTSLDPQGDGVFEGIDENSDLDDLDANFDSSEGFGAALGFHLSDNIALELAASVVEPEFILTTGGPVPITARTELEMIPVTLTLQWHLNPDGMLDPYIGAGAAYILFDDADDFDRDDTNLESVDIEDDVGLVVNAGLNVNFSEMIGLYLDAKYVPVEAAADAVFLAGDGTSTDIEINPLMFSGGLRLMF; this is translated from the coding sequence ATGAAACGCACCTTCTTCATTCTGGCGCTCGCGATTCTCGCGATGCCGCTCGCCGCACAGGACCACACGTTCTCACTTTCCGGTTTCGTCACCAGCCTCGACCCGCAGGGAGACGGGGTGTTCGAAGGAATCGACGAAAACTCCGACCTCGATGACCTCGATGCGAACTTCGACTCGAGCGAGGGATTCGGAGCGGCGCTCGGATTTCACCTCTCGGACAACATCGCCCTGGAGCTCGCAGCCTCCGTGGTCGAGCCGGAGTTCATCCTGACCACCGGCGGACCCGTACCGATCACGGCGCGGACCGAGCTCGAGATGATCCCGGTCACCCTCACGCTTCAGTGGCACCTGAATCCGGACGGCATGCTCGATCCGTACATCGGTGCGGGAGCCGCGTACATCCTGTTCGATGATGCCGACGATTTCGACCGCGACGACACGAACCTCGAGAGCGTCGACATCGAAGACGACGTCGGTCTCGTCGTGAACGCCGGACTGAATGTGAACTTTTCAGAGATGATCGGTCTCTATCTCGATGCGAAATACGTCCCGGTGGAGGCTGCCGCGGATGCGGTGTTTCTCGCGGGCGACGGCACGAGCACGGACATCGAGATCAATCCGCTCATGTTCTCCGGCGGGCTCCGCCTGATGTTTTAA
- a CDS encoding oligopeptide transporter, OPT family, whose protein sequence is MSRGLSRKAYEPLAEGEKYEPWVPATEGPLEFTFRSILLGIIFGILFGAANAFLGLKSGLTISTSIPVAVMTVAAFRAFSRVREGSSILEANMAQTIGSASSSVASGVIFTLPALFLWGMDPSIAQMTLLAMSGGLIGVLFMIPLRQYLIAREHGKLPYPEGTACAEVLVASEGGGARAASVFWGLGIGALFRLLTGWVKLVPGEVEFGVPGLRKGEISSEVSAPLFGVGYILGPRIASVMVGGGLLSALIIIPAIAYWGAGRTTPLYPETVLTITEMSPGAIWTRYIRYIGAGAVAMAGLITLAKSIPTMIESFRVGASQIRNRLGSDDVQVERTSRDLPLKVVGIGISLVALALIVIPAYGVFTGALPRAIATILVVIFAFFFVTVSSRIVGFVGVTSNPTSGMTIASLLGTSAIFLMMGWTDSVGMAGALTVGCVVAIAASIAGDTSQDLKTGFILGATPARQQIGELVGVITSAAFVCGAVILLDRGIGFGTEELSAPQATLMKLVIEGVLQQSLPWVLVGIGAAIAIIVELLRIPSLPFAVGVYLPLATMFPVFLGGLLRWFAERGARDGVEKDARREQGILFGSGLVGGAGLTGVLIAGAAVWSISRGGQPWGGLGIEYTHIAGNLTGLVTFAILVGIFWWIATRKLAAPEEPPKSAGVDGV, encoded by the coding sequence ATGAGCCGAGGACTGAGTCGCAAAGCGTACGAGCCGTTAGCGGAGGGAGAAAAGTACGAACCCTGGGTCCCGGCCACGGAGGGACCGCTCGAGTTCACCTTCCGCTCGATCCTTCTCGGAATCATCTTCGGAATCCTCTTCGGAGCCGCAAACGCCTTTCTCGGATTGAAGTCGGGACTTACGATCTCGACCTCGATTCCGGTTGCCGTCATGACGGTCGCGGCGTTCCGCGCGTTCAGCCGAGTGCGCGAGGGAAGCTCGATTCTCGAGGCCAACATGGCGCAGACGATCGGCTCGGCATCGAGCTCGGTTGCCAGCGGCGTGATCTTCACGCTTCCCGCGCTCTTTCTATGGGGGATGGATCCGTCGATCGCGCAGATGACGCTTCTGGCGATGTCGGGGGGACTCATCGGCGTGCTCTTCATGATCCCGCTCCGGCAATATCTGATCGCCCGGGAGCACGGGAAGCTCCCCTATCCGGAGGGGACCGCGTGCGCCGAGGTGCTGGTTGCGAGCGAAGGCGGCGGGGCGCGTGCGGCGAGTGTCTTCTGGGGGCTCGGGATCGGAGCGCTTTTCCGGCTGCTCACGGGGTGGGTCAAGCTCGTTCCCGGTGAGGTCGAGTTCGGAGTGCCGGGGCTGCGCAAAGGGGAGATCTCGAGCGAAGTCTCCGCACCACTCTTCGGAGTCGGATACATTCTCGGTCCGCGCATTGCGAGCGTGATGGTGGGTGGCGGCCTGCTCTCCGCGCTGATCATCATTCCCGCGATCGCCTACTGGGGTGCCGGTCGCACGACGCCGCTCTATCCGGAGACGGTGCTGACGATCACCGAGATGTCACCGGGAGCGATCTGGACCCGATACATCCGCTACATCGGAGCGGGGGCGGTCGCGATGGCGGGTCTGATCACGCTCGCCAAAAGCATCCCGACCATGATCGAGAGCTTTCGAGTGGGAGCCTCCCAGATCCGGAACCGGCTCGGTTCGGATGATGTCCAGGTCGAGCGGACCTCGCGCGACCTTCCGCTGAAGGTCGTCGGCATCGGGATCTCGCTCGTCGCACTCGCACTGATCGTGATTCCAGCGTACGGCGTCTTCACCGGAGCCCTTCCGCGAGCGATCGCCACGATTCTCGTCGTGATCTTCGCGTTCTTCTTCGTGACGGTGTCGTCGCGGATCGTCGGGTTCGTCGGTGTCACCTCGAATCCCACCAGTGGAATGACCATCGCGTCGCTGCTGGGAACCTCCGCGATTTTTCTGATGATGGGCTGGACCGATTCGGTCGGCATGGCCGGCGCTCTCACGGTCGGCTGCGTGGTCGCGATCGCGGCATCGATTGCAGGCGACACCTCGCAGGATCTCAAGACCGGATTCATCCTCGGTGCGACTCCCGCCCGGCAGCAGATCGGTGAGCTGGTCGGCGTGATCACGTCCGCCGCATTCGTCTGCGGCGCCGTGATTCTTCTCGACAGAGGAATCGGGTTCGGCACCGAGGAGCTCTCCGCGCCGCAGGCCACGCTGATGAAGCTCGTGATCGAGGGGGTGCTGCAGCAGTCGCTGCCCTGGGTTCTGGTCGGAATCGGGGCGGCGATCGCGATCATCGTCGAGCTGCTCCGCATTCCGAGCCTTCCCTTCGCCGTCGGCGTTTACCTTCCGCTCGCCACGATGTTCCCCGTTTTTCTCGGAGGTCTCCTCCGCTGGTTCGCGGAACGTGGCGCAAGGGACGGAGTGGAGAAGGACGCCCGGAGGGAGCAGGGGATTCTCTTCGGCTCGGGTCTCGTCGGCGGCGCAGGACTGACGGGGGTCCTGATCGCGGGCGCGGCCGTATGGTCGATCTCGCGGGGAGGACAGCCCTGGGGCGGGCTCGGGATCGAGTACACCCACATCGCGGGCAATCTCACCGGGCTCGTGACCTTTGCGATTCTGGTCGGGATCTTCTGGTGGATCGCGACCAGAAAGCTGGCCGCCCCGGAAGAGCCACCGAAGAGCGCCGGGGTCGATGGAGTGTGA
- a CDS encoding TonB-dependent receptor — protein sequence MKTRFLSYGLACLLMVFGGTAAFAQGFQVGTVSGQVLDDTGGALPGVTVELISEDRGTTRVELTDSQGDFRFSQVPVGTYTVVISLTGFQNRTLTGNRVSADKNTRLNVTLPLSAIQASIVVTGEAPVVDRTNPAVDTSIPEETFEKLPLGRSYQTLMTSAPGVVGRGNANVNGALRNSNVFLFDGVDTTDTTTGTFGANMNFEAIQEASIITAAASAEYGRATGAIVNVITKSGTNELEGSAKYIINNDDWDEQNKTTHPLTGESFARTKNDVDNITYTGTLGGPLWRDRLWFFGAYSTNEQPRGPVQLPISGDEYTYTVDFTTQNYRLTTQLTPTQNLWVKFDDDPAGTFLVRYGRPAEIEALTAQDQGGERWAGQYTGILGDNFSYELMYGTNDSTITVGSHAADRSLTNGALHFDLATNRFYNGPLFEGFVDRPREQAVGAISYFTQLGDNDHELKFGADWQKLNSSNFFAPSNGQMFIDESFDHVNRTFVPLLRRDYAMAPSTSSGELLAFYALDKFEVGDRLFFNLGVRYEEQTGESDIGRQTVDTQTISPRLSGSYDLMGDGRALVRGTYGRYYQSIIQDFSDNFAAVPQYRNFTEYIWNGTEFVFRREVDFSGSSLEANLDLEPTYVDEITVGVQYQLAGDFGVGARYLWREWDDLQDDIVDFDAEGNDILRFVNNPDATREYNGLQLTLEKRFSRNWAAIANYTISESSGNYYSDFEGALLDYTNQQCEVQDENIGTVPCADVNSPSRHEGNPEFDRDQFNLLGLYSRPVGPVNLSVGTNVQWSEGIRFARRSLAEVLVGGESTGTTYSYFYEDPGSRQLGSIWTADLSLEGTYMIAGLAEIGVKAEVFNVTDEQKQDDVTETLFCTDDTSLCQERREEFGLGLTRGAYQSPRSYRASVVLRF from the coding sequence GTGAAAACCAGATTTCTCAGTTACGGACTTGCATGTCTGCTGATGGTTTTCGGCGGGACCGCGGCGTTTGCGCAGGGGTTCCAGGTCGGAACCGTGAGCGGCCAGGTCCTTGATGACACCGGGGGGGCACTGCCCGGGGTCACGGTCGAGCTGATCAGCGAAGACCGGGGTACGACACGTGTGGAGCTGACGGATTCGCAGGGCGATTTCCGATTCTCGCAGGTGCCGGTCGGAACCTACACGGTCGTGATCAGTCTCACCGGGTTCCAGAACCGCACGCTGACCGGCAACCGGGTCTCGGCCGACAAGAACACGCGACTCAATGTCACGCTGCCGCTGAGCGCGATCCAGGCATCGATCGTGGTCACGGGCGAAGCGCCGGTCGTCGACCGGACGAATCCGGCAGTCGACACTTCGATTCCGGAGGAAACTTTCGAGAAGCTTCCGCTTGGGCGTTCGTATCAGACGCTGATGACGAGCGCACCGGGCGTTGTCGGCAGGGGTAACGCGAATGTCAACGGCGCACTGCGCAACAGCAACGTGTTTCTGTTCGACGGAGTCGACACGACGGACACGACGACCGGTACTTTCGGCGCCAACATGAACTTCGAGGCGATCCAGGAGGCTTCGATCATCACTGCTGCGGCCTCGGCGGAGTACGGACGCGCGACGGGCGCGATCGTCAATGTGATCACCAAGTCGGGCACCAACGAGCTCGAGGGATCGGCCAAGTACATCATCAACAACGATGACTGGGACGAGCAGAACAAGACGACCCATCCGCTCACCGGTGAATCCTTCGCACGCACCAAGAACGACGTCGACAACATCACTTACACGGGAACCCTCGGCGGCCCGCTCTGGAGAGATCGTCTGTGGTTCTTCGGCGCCTATTCGACCAACGAGCAGCCCCGCGGCCCGGTCCAACTCCCGATCTCGGGTGATGAGTACACCTACACGGTCGACTTCACGACCCAGAACTACCGGCTGACCACGCAGCTGACCCCGACCCAGAACCTCTGGGTGAAGTTCGATGACGACCCGGCAGGAACCTTCCTGGTCCGGTATGGCAGACCGGCCGAGATCGAAGCGCTCACCGCGCAGGATCAGGGTGGCGAGCGTTGGGCCGGTCAGTACACCGGCATCCTCGGTGACAATTTCTCGTACGAGCTCATGTACGGCACCAATGACAGTACGATCACGGTCGGGTCGCATGCGGCGGACAGATCGCTGACCAACGGCGCGCTCCATTTCGATCTCGCCACGAATCGCTTCTACAACGGGCCGCTCTTCGAGGGCTTCGTGGATCGCCCGAGAGAGCAGGCTGTCGGAGCGATCTCGTATTTCACCCAGCTCGGCGATAACGATCACGAGCTGAAGTTCGGAGCGGACTGGCAGAAGCTGAACTCGAGCAACTTCTTCGCGCCTTCCAACGGGCAGATGTTCATCGACGAATCATTCGATCATGTGAACAGGACGTTCGTTCCGCTGCTCCGTCGCGACTATGCGATGGCTCCTTCGACGTCGTCGGGCGAGCTCCTGGCTTTTTACGCCCTCGACAAGTTCGAAGTCGGAGACCGGCTCTTCTTCAATCTCGGTGTTCGTTACGAAGAGCAGACGGGTGAGAGCGACATCGGACGTCAGACCGTCGACACGCAGACGATCTCGCCACGACTCTCCGGCAGTTACGACCTGATGGGCGACGGCCGCGCGCTGGTTCGAGGAACCTACGGTCGCTACTACCAGTCGATCATTCAGGACTTCAGCGACAACTTCGCCGCGGTCCCTCAATACCGGAATTTCACCGAGTACATCTGGAATGGAACCGAGTTCGTATTCCGGCGCGAAGTCGATTTTTCGGGTAGTTCGCTCGAAGCGAATCTCGACCTCGAGCCGACCTACGTCGACGAGATCACGGTTGGTGTTCAGTATCAGCTCGCCGGTGATTTCGGAGTCGGCGCTCGCTATCTGTGGCGCGAATGGGACGATCTTCAGGACGATATCGTCGACTTCGACGCTGAAGGCAACGACATCCTCCGGTTCGTCAACAACCCGGACGCGACGAGAGAATACAACGGTCTGCAGCTCACTCTCGAGAAGCGATTCTCGAGGAACTGGGCGGCGATCGCGAACTACACGATCTCCGAGTCGAGCGGTAACTACTATTCGGACTTCGAGGGCGCTCTTCTCGACTATACGAATCAGCAGTGCGAGGTTCAGGACGAAAACATCGGCACCGTACCGTGTGCCGACGTCAATTCCCCGAGCCGGCATGAGGGGAACCCCGAATTCGACCGCGATCAGTTCAACCTGCTGGGGCTTTACAGCCGTCCGGTCGGGCCGGTGAACCTGAGCGTCGGAACCAACGTCCAGTGGTCGGAGGGCATTCGGTTCGCGCGACGGTCGCTCGCCGAAGTCCTGGTTGGTGGCGAATCGACTGGCACCACCTATAGCTACTTCTACGAAGATCCGGGCTCGAGGCAGCTGGGCAGCATCTGGACTGCGGATCTTTCGCTCGAAGGTACCTACATGATCGCCGGGCTTGCCGAGATCGGCGTCAAGGCAGAAGTCTTCAATGTCACCGACGAGCAGAAGCAGGACGACGTCACGGAGACTCTCTTCTGCACCGATGACACCTCGCTCTGCCAGGAGAGACGTGAAGAGTTCGGTCTCGGACTCACCCGTGGCGCCTACCAGTCGCCCCGTTCGTATCGGGCTTCGGTGGTCCTGCGGTTCTGA
- a CDS encoding GWxTD domain-containing protein produces the protein MKRLILLFAALLCAPAALGQLSGELREWGEGPVRWLMTQEDRSTWNSLGVDEYAREFIELFWARRDPTPGTDANEWKEAFEKRVEAADKQFGDSRMRGSLSDRGRVFILLGSPYRRTVQQETSVGGSEARASLELWHYERGSKPPFAEGPDFEIEFMDTWGRGEYVLVMSGRRSPRALLDRAVEYYIFQPGAGAAPAGPMPWDRDSGIDGAALRESAQSLSEGEFSGVGLAVAYDQAVTPAGDYYVPMQLFVSDAEVLGNMDELRFVGLVENAEGEIIASYDEPADLKRTGDGAYFDRSLRVRPGVYLGTFGLARGEIVAVGTTFLELSEQDPEVARISELTLSRDVHVLQYAQSPTEPFAWGGMKIVPEGDLEFAPGDEIWYFVIARIPGIEIGATPQLNVQLTIEGETATGQPVRMAAPVMRDMAQPIRDTPDHFLIGSSLPAGTLQPGNYRLGMEIVNVSDGTQWNAARRFTVR, from the coding sequence ATGAAACGTTTGATTCTGTTGTTTGCCGCGCTGCTCTGCGCTCCAGCCGCCCTCGGGCAGCTCAGTGGGGAGCTGCGAGAGTGGGGCGAGGGGCCGGTGCGCTGGCTCATGACCCAGGAAGACCGGAGTACCTGGAACTCACTCGGTGTGGATGAGTATGCGCGCGAGTTCATCGAGCTCTTTTGGGCACGACGGGATCCGACCCCCGGTACCGACGCCAATGAATGGAAGGAGGCATTCGAGAAGCGGGTCGAAGCCGCCGACAAACAGTTCGGCGACTCCCGGATGCGGGGATCGCTCAGCGATCGCGGGCGTGTGTTCATCCTCCTCGGCTCCCCCTACCGCCGGACCGTCCAGCAGGAAACCTCTGTCGGCGGCAGCGAGGCGCGGGCCTCACTCGAGCTGTGGCACTACGAACGGGGCTCCAAGCCCCCCTTCGCCGAGGGACCCGACTTCGAGATCGAGTTCATGGACACCTGGGGACGAGGAGAGTACGTGCTCGTCATGAGCGGGCGCCGAAGCCCGAGAGCGCTTCTCGATCGGGCCGTCGAGTACTACATCTTCCAGCCCGGGGCAGGAGCCGCTCCCGCGGGCCCGATGCCCTGGGACCGCGACTCCGGAATCGATGGCGCCGCGCTGCGCGAAAGCGCGCAATCCCTCAGCGAAGGAGAATTCTCGGGTGTTGGGCTTGCCGTCGCTTACGATCAGGCGGTCACGCCGGCCGGTGACTACTACGTTCCGATGCAGCTGTTCGTATCCGACGCCGAGGTGCTCGGCAATATGGATGAGCTCCGGTTCGTCGGACTCGTCGAGAATGCGGAAGGGGAGATCATCGCCTCCTACGATGAACCGGCAGACCTGAAGCGGACGGGCGATGGAGCGTACTTCGACCGCTCACTGCGGGTACGTCCGGGGGTTTATCTCGGAACGTTCGGTCTCGCGCGCGGAGAGATCGTCGCGGTGGGAACGACGTTTCTCGAGCTTTCCGAGCAGGATCCCGAGGTTGCCCGTATCTCCGAGCTGACCCTGTCCAGGGACGTCCACGTCCTGCAATATGCGCAGAGTCCGACCGAGCCGTTCGCCTGGGGCGGAATGAAGATCGTTCCCGAAGGTGATCTCGAGTTCGCGCCGGGCGATGAGATCTGGTATTTCGTCATCGCGCGGATTCCGGGAATCGAGATCGGCGCCACGCCGCAGCTGAACGTCCAGCTGACGATCGAAGGTGAGACCGCGACGGGACAGCCCGTGCGGATGGCCGCACCGGTGATGCGCGACATGGCGCAGCCGATCCGCGACACGCCGGACCATTTTCTGATCGGGAGCTCGCTGCCTGCCGGGACGCTGCAGCCAGGGAACTACCGTCTCGGGATGGAGATCGTGAACGTATCGGATGGAACGCAATGGAATGCGGCCAGGAGATTCACGGTGCGATGA
- a CDS encoding alpha/beta hydrolase produces MRKPLKILGISVLALAGFLGVVEILARMNIAREREKRSHLGDQLYREVSGEGDPVVLIPGLQGSTRYWADELDDLARTHRLIKVDLYGFGRSPWPLEEPDLDEHIAWLRRTLVAEDATREVTLVAHSFGGIVAAGYASRYPDEVSRLILLGAPVFNGEDEARDRIWDLSAMTAVFSLKPVLAREACMTMGAFRPVLRKILPHFAQTTRPEVMEDAVLHDWPSINGAIQNILLGEPIAQHLDGVGERTIFVHGAEDRVTSMARIQSLAEQIDASVVKIASDHQGYVDYAGRIMDLARSGRTKSEGRVKSEEW; encoded by the coding sequence ATGAGAAAGCCGCTGAAGATTCTGGGGATCTCCGTTCTGGCTTTGGCGGGGTTTCTCGGCGTGGTCGAGATTCTCGCCCGGATGAACATCGCCCGCGAACGAGAGAAGCGGAGCCATCTGGGCGACCAGCTCTACAGGGAAGTTTCGGGTGAGGGCGATCCGGTGGTCCTGATCCCCGGGCTCCAGGGCTCGACCCGATATTGGGCGGATGAGCTCGATGATCTCGCACGGACGCATCGGCTGATCAAGGTCGACCTTTACGGATTTGGGCGGTCTCCGTGGCCGCTCGAGGAACCGGATCTCGACGAGCACATCGCATGGTTGCGCCGTACGCTGGTCGCCGAGGATGCGACGCGGGAGGTGACGTTGGTCGCCCATTCGTTCGGAGGGATCGTGGCTGCCGGTTATGCCTCCCGGTATCCGGACGAGGTGTCGAGGCTGATTCTCCTCGGAGCTCCCGTTTTCAACGGAGAGGACGAAGCGCGCGATCGGATCTGGGACCTTTCCGCGATGACTGCCGTCTTCTCGCTGAAACCCGTACTCGCACGCGAAGCATGCATGACGATGGGTGCGTTCCGCCCGGTTTTACGGAAGATCCTCCCACATTTTGCGCAGACGACGCGGCCCGAGGTCATGGAGGATGCGGTTCTCCACGACTGGCCCTCGATCAACGGTGCGATCCAGAACATCCTTCTGGGCGAACCGATCGCGCAGCATCTCGACGGGGTCGGTGAACGAACGATCTTCGTCCATGGAGCGGAAGATCGCGTCACGTCGATGGCGCGCATCCAGTCGCTGGCGGAGCAGATCGATGCGTCGGTCGTGAAGATTGCCTCGGATCATCAGGGTTACGTCGACTACGCCGGAAGGATCATGGATCTCGCGCGATCCGGCAGAACGAAGAGTGAAGGAAGAGTGAAGAGTGAAGAGTGGTGA
- a CDS encoding HAD family phosphatase: MDRARGAGVIEALIFDFDGLILDTETPELTAWQEAFAGFGCNLPIDTWADCVGRPPGSFDPCLELERQTGRRLDRESLRAEVRARCHSLIDREVIRPGVVDWLDEAEAAGAALAVVSSSPHSWVDRHLEKLNLLDRFEQIVCREDVERHKPDPLPYQNAVERLGREPLNAIAVEDSPHGVRSAKAAGLWTVAVPNHVTRTLVFEGADLTLASLCERSFTSAAEQFVAPLSGEIATR; the protein is encoded by the coding sequence ATGGACCGGGCAAGAGGTGCAGGCGTGATCGAGGCGCTCATCTTTGATTTCGACGGGTTGATTCTCGATACCGAGACTCCCGAACTGACGGCCTGGCAGGAAGCCTTTGCGGGATTCGGCTGCAATTTGCCGATCGACACCTGGGCGGACTGCGTCGGGAGGCCACCCGGCTCGTTCGATCCCTGTCTCGAGCTCGAGCGTCAAACGGGGCGCCGGCTCGATCGCGAGAGTCTTCGAGCCGAGGTGCGCGCGCGATGTCATTCACTGATCGACAGGGAGGTCATCCGGCCGGGAGTGGTCGACTGGCTCGACGAGGCGGAAGCTGCCGGAGCGGCTCTCGCGGTCGTTTCGAGCTCCCCTCATTCCTGGGTTGACCGTCACCTCGAGAAGCTGAACTTGCTCGATCGTTTCGAACAGATCGTCTGCCGGGAAGACGTCGAACGGCACAAACCGGATCCGCTTCCTTATCAGAATGCGGTCGAGCGACTCGGACGAGAGCCGTTGAATGCGATCGCCGTCGAAGACTCTCCGCATGGTGTTCGGTCCGCGAAGGCCGCCGGGCTATGGACGGTAGCGGTTCCGAACCACGTGACGCGAACGTTGGTCTTCGAAGGCGCCGACCTGACTCTCGCATCGCTATGCGAACGATCGTTCACCTCCGCGGCGGAACAGTTCGTCGCGCCCCTTTCGGGCGAAATAGCGACTCGATGA